The Biomphalaria glabrata chromosome 6, xgBioGlab47.1, whole genome shotgun sequence genomic interval TTGTTATATTAAATAGGAATGTATGGGATTTAAAACTTAATGcgcatataattattataatgtaaCCTACAATTATATGTGCAATGGCATGAATGTAACCTAGGCTATGATATCGTATAGGGAGAACTTATTAAAAGAAAGTTATaaacttataatagatctagacctaattaAGTTTAATCTACAACAATGTCAATGATACGACATTAGTGCAGTAGTGGTCTGTTCATATGATTATAGACAGTCAGAtactagtagtagatctagagactaattattaataactatattattttatatatatatttgctctagatctatatagctgactgtagatataaaataaatatttattttgtcctTTAATATAGACTTTATAAAtctataattctagatctatatctatgtaATTTGTTCGATAAAAATTATAGaactataaaatctataattatagatctatatctatctaattTGTTCGATAAAAATTAAAGaactataaaatctataattatagatctatatctatctaattTGTTCGATAAAAATTAAAGaactataaaatctataattatagatctatatctatctaattTGTTCGATAAAAATTAAAGAACTATAAAAATCTAGCTCCCTCCCTTCCCctgccccccttttttttaaaggataatgTCTATTTCCaacagtacttttttttttttttcactaacctATATTCATGATATTATTTAACTAAGGGATATTACTCTCTAAAAACAATAACTTAAAATGGCGGATCCTATGGAAGTCAAAACATTACCGATAGAAAATGTAACTTTAAACCAGTTATCAGAGCTTCAAAATTTACTACATGAATGTTTATTGTGTTCTAAGGATGAAGACACTATTGAGCTGCTTCGTAAATGCGCATTGTTTGTTGAAAACAGCGCAATAACAACTATTACACAACCTCTTGTGTTGCTATTAGAGAAAATTTGCGATTACGCTATTGTGCCACCATTTGTCAACAGGGATTATTTCTCCTATGAAAAATCAGACTTTGGCAGCTATTCAGAAACAACACCCTatgttttgattttctttaacTCATTTTTCCATAACTTCAAAACTAACTGTGATACAAGCAGCACAGAAGAAAATCTTTGGATGCTAgccaaattaatatttaaacttGTTATTGTGGTTGGTGGCAATGTGAATTGCCCCTTGTGGTCTTCAAATGAATGTGCAAAACTAAGCTCTCAGCTTATGGATACACTGATGTCTACACTTAAATGTGAAACAACATGGGATCTTTTGAACCTAAAAGCCTGTTACTTAGTAGACAAAAATGAGAAGGAGACCTTGGTTGCATCTTTTGTTTCATTCTCCAACGAGCATTTATCCAGCGCTAATTGGCAGAAAAATCCTTTTCTTTCAGAATCATTTTCATGGATTATTGAACAGATTACATTGCCATACTTAAGTAGTTACATTAACCAAGTCATGGCAATTTCACTGAGTTTCTTAGATGATTTTCAAGATGTGAATAAAATTCGAGGTCTTCGCTGCTTGATGCATTTGATATCAAATACATCTAATGAAGAACTATGCTGGTACAATCGTGCAGATGTCATTTACTCATCACTTAAACATCAAATGTATGTTAAAGATGCTTCTGTTTTGCAAAAGCTATTCCCTTGTTTATTCACAATTTTGAAAATTGTTGATAAATCAGTTGACCTAAAGTATCATCATGACCTACTGGATGAACTTATTAGAGACTCATTAAGTGAAAACCTTCTAATATTACGTAGGCTGTACATATCTAACGTATGTAGTCTGATCAAGCAAGTAGGAGTTAGCTGCATCTGCCATTTAAGCAGACTGTTAAAAATTGTAGAGCAGTTTTTAGAAACCGAGGATGGAGAAGATGAACTTGCCCGACTCGGTGCCTTACAGTTGCTGCGCAATGTCATTTTATTAGCATGGCCAAGAAT includes:
- the LOC106058845 gene encoding TELO2-interacting protein 2-like, which produces MADPMEVKTLPIENVTLNQLSELQNLLHECLLCSKDEDTIELLRKCALFVENSAITTITQPLVLLLEKICDYAIVPPFVNRDYFSYEKSDFGSYSETTPYVLIFFNSFFHNFKTNCDTSSTEENLWMLAKLIFKLVIVVGGNVNCPLWSSNECAKLSSQLMDTLMSTLKCETTWDLLNLKACYLVDKNEKETLVASFVSFSNEHLSSANWQKNPFLSESFSWIIEQITLPYLSSYINQVMAISLSFLDDFQDVNKIRGLRCLMHLISNTSNEELCWYNRADVIYSSLKHQMYVKDASVLQKLFPCLFTILKIVDKSVDLKYHHDLLDELIRDSLSENLLILRRLYISNVCSLIKQVGVSCICHLSRLLKIVEQFLETEDGEDELARLGALQLLRNVILLAWPRISKHSKLILKVVLKLLVDINGKYYYDGKETCAQSQMNDLALDCLRLLIKVCPDTVVCLQHPDMAKGLHHVANILERLKIDAFPTNMT